The following are encoded in a window of Physeter macrocephalus isolate SW-GA chromosome 9, ASM283717v5, whole genome shotgun sequence genomic DNA:
- the LOC102973199 gene encoding alpha-globin transcription factor CP2-like: MPTASPQQLHPSHMRALLAAQPHTSSQSLLHHWASQQSIYRGRADTLLPVSWDRQINGRWFPQKGAGEKVRKRRGSAGDVLALPIFKQEESRLLPDNENKTLPFQYVLCAATSPAVRLHDETLTYLNQGQSYEIRMLDNRKPGELPEINGRLVKSIFHVVFHDRRLQYTEHQQLEGWRWNRPGDRILDVDIPMSVGIIDPRANPKQRNTVEFLWDPAKRTSVLIQVHYISTEFTVGKHGGAKGVPFRVQIDTFKENENGALTEHLRSASCQIKVFKPKGADRKQKIGLPWWRSG, encoded by the exons ATGCCCACAGCCTCCCCCCAGCAGCTCCACCCCTCACATATGCGG GCTCTGCTGGCAGCCCAGCCCCACACATCCTCCCAGTCTCTGCTGCACCACTGGGCCTCCCAGCAGTCAAtttacag AGGTAGAGCAGACACCCTCCTGCCTGTGTCTTGGGACAGACAGATAAACGGCAGGTGGTTCCCGCAGAAAGGGGCAGGGGAAAAGGTGCGAAAGCGGCGTGGGAGTGCAGGTGATGTCCTAGCATTGCCCATTTTTAAGCAAGAAGAGTCACGTTTGCTTCCAGATAATGAGAATAAAACCCTCCCTTTTCAATACGTGCTTTGTGCTGCCACCTCTCCAGCAGTAAGACTCCATGATGAAACCCTGACATATCTCAATCAAGGCCAGTCTTATGAAATCCGAATGCTAGACAATAGGAAACCTGGAGAACTTCCAGAAATTAATGGCAGGCTGGTGAAGAGTATATTCCATGTCGTGTTCCATGACAGACGGCTACAATACACTGAACATCAGCAGCTGGAGGGCTGGAGGTGGAACCGACCTGGAGATAGAATTCTTGACGTAGATATCCCAATGTCTGTGGGTATAATCGATCCTAGGGCTAATCCAAAGCAACGAAATACAGTGGAGTTCCTGTGGGACCCTGCAAAGAGGACATCTGTGCTTATTCAGGTGCATTATATTAGCACAGAGTTCACTGTGGGGAAACATGGTGGAGCGAAGGGAGTGCCATTTAGAGTACAAATCGATACCTTCAAGGAGAACGAGAACGgagcacttactgagcacttacgcTCAGCCAGCTGCCAGATCAAAGTCTTCAAGCCCAAAGgtgcagacagaaaacaaaaaatagggcttccctggtggcgcagtggttga